In Pochonia chlamydosporia 170 chromosome 3, whole genome shotgun sequence, the following are encoded in one genomic region:
- a CDS encoding MFS sugar transporter-like protein (similar to Myceliophthora thermophila ATCC 42464 XP_003667365.1): MFGLRPFVFKKALCGSAALLMAATTSLGGFLFGYNVGEISGILTFHEFIRRFGADADHLPPLTLSLIVSLTSLGSLFGALSCAYTADWWGRRMSLLLGVFVLVVGDTCQMCASRGSHLMLGRFVSGLGLGKLSVAAPMVQSESSPKEVRGAVVASYQLLVTLGILISTTICYGFSNIEDQTVSWRVVILLKFPFCLVFFAGVLSIPESPRWLAAREDWEGARMSLARLRGLADKPHDPVIEQDFDEMKNILGSQRQVGNSSWFECFRSSQNMPKVLYRTLLGVGIHFLQQWTGINYFFYYGVTIFQSAGYDKPILVQLVLATVNVLATFFGLWLVERFGRRWPLIVGALWQAGCLIVFASVGTVRKSELRSAHGLTWTSLVMMASVFSFISSFACTWGPITWVAARELFPLRTRAKQASMATAGNWLGNFLIAFLSPIATRHLSYSFGFVLVGTNLAAAALIFFCLYESQALSLENVNLMYGASGLKAWNSRKWVPSGHMTRYE; encoded by the exons TCGATTTGGTGCAGATGCGGACCACCTGCCCCCCCTTACCTTGTCTCTCATCGTCTCCCTCACGAGTTTGGGTTCATTGTTTGGGGCGCTTTCGTGTGCATA TACTGCCGATTGGTGGGGTCGCCGAATGAGTCTGCTCCTAGGTGTATTCGTGTTGGTCGTTGGTGATACGTGCCAGATGTGTGCGTCGCGTGGATCTCATCTGATGTTGGGTCGATTCGTGTCCGGACTTGGCTTGGGGAAATTGTCGGTTGCCGCTCCTATGGTCCAGTCTGAATCTTCACCGAAAGAAGTTCGCGGTGCCGTGGTCGCCTCGTATCAACTCTTAGTTACCCTTGGTATCCTGATTTCCACTACAATTTGCTACGGCTTCTCGAATATCGAGGACCAGACTGTGTCTTGGAGGGTTGTTATTCTACTAAAGTTCCCTTTCTGCCTGGTCTTTTTTGCTGGTGTTCTCAGTATACCCGAATCTCCCAGATGGCTTGCAGCTCGCGAGGATTGGGAAGGAGCCCGAATGTCACTGGCTCGCCTTCGTGGGTTGGCAGACAAACCTCACGACCCTGTTATTGAGCAAGACTTTGACGAAATGAAGAACATCTTAGGGTCACAACGGCAAGTTGGAAATAGTTCATGGTTTGAATGTTTCCGGTCCAGCCAAAACATGCCAAAGGTTCTGTATCGGACCcttcttggtgttgggatCCATTTCCTGCAGCAGTGGACCGGCATTAATTATTTCTTTTACTACGGAGTCACCATATTTCAATCAGCTGGTTACGATAAACCCATTTTAGTACAGCTCGTTCTAGCTACAGTGAATGTCCTGGCAACGTTTTTCGGTCTCTGGCTGGTGGAGAGGTTCGGACGTCGATGGCCCCTGATTGTTGGTGCTTTGTGGCAAGCTGGCTGCCTTATCGTCTTTGCCTCAGTCGGAACCGTGCGCAAGTCCGAATTGCGGTCCGCTCATGGCCTCACATGGACTTCACTCGTTATGATGGCATCGGTCTTTTCATTTATTTCGTCTTTTGCGTGTACCTGGGGCCCGATCACTTGGGTAGCGGCTAGGGAACTGTTCCCCTTGCGAACTCGAGCTAAACAAGCATCCATGGCAACTGCTGGAAACTGGCTCGGAAACT TTCTGATTGCATTCCTCTCGCCTATTGCCACGAGACATTTGTCCTACTCCTTCGGCTTCGTACTTGTGGGAACCAATCTTGCCGCCGCAGCGCTCATTTTCTTCTGCCTTTACGAGTCCCAAGCCTTGTCTTTGGAGAACGTGAATCTCATGTATGGCGCAAGTGGACTGAAAGCTTGGAACAGTCGGAAATGGGTACCTTCTGGGCACATGACGCGGTATGAATGA